The Pygocentrus nattereri isolate fPygNat1 chromosome 2, fPygNat1.pri, whole genome shotgun sequence genome has a window encoding:
- the clcn3 gene encoding H(+)/Cl(-) exchange transporter 3 isoform X5 — protein sequence MSNGGGGAGGVSSSTHLLDLLEEPIPGVGTYDDFHTIDWVREKCKDRERHRKINSKKKESAWEFTKSLYDAWSGWLVVTLTGLASGALAGLIDIAADWMNDLKEGVCLSAMWFNHEQCCWGSNETTFAERDKCPQWKTWAELILGQAEGPGSYIMNYFMYTYWALAFAFLAVCLVKVFAPYACGSGIPEIKTILSGFIIRGYLGKWTLMIKTITLVLAVASGLSLGKEGPLVHVACCCGNIFSYLFPKYSKNEAKKREVLSAASAAGVSVAFGAPIGGVLFSLEEVSYYFPLKTLWRSFFAALVAAFVLRSINPFGNSRLVLFYVEYHTPWYLFELFPFILLGVFGGLWGAFFIRANIAWCRRRKSTRFGKYPVLEVITVAAITAIVAFPNPYTRQNTSELIKELFTDCGPLESSQLCQYRSQMNGSQAYPEGSDAASTPGVYSAMWQLSLALIFKIIMTIFTFGLKVPSGLFIPSMAIGAIAGRIVGIAVEQLAYYHHDWFLFKEWCEVGADCITPGLYAMVGAAACLGGVTRMTVSLVVIVFELTGGLEYIVPLMAAVMTSKWVGDAFGREGIYESHIRLNGYPFLDAKEEFTHTTLAREVMRPRRNDPPLAVLTQDDLTLAELQAIINETSYNGFPVIVSKESQRLVGFALRRDITIAIENARRKQEGIMLNSRVYFTQHAPTLPADSPRPLKLRSILDMSPFTVTDHTPMEIVVDIFRKLGLRQCLVTHNGIVLGIITKKNILEHLEELKQHKEPLTPPWYYHKKRYPPSYGPDGKPRPRVHNVQLVPSFTRHEEEEESEEEVRLLDRTSH from the exons ATGTCTAATGGTGGGGGTGGAGCCGGAGGGGTGAGTAGCTCCACCCACCTGCTGGACCTATTGGAGGAGCCCATCCCTGGCGTAGGAACCTATGACGACTTCCACACTATTGACTGGGTCAGAGAGAAATGTAAAGACCGTGAACGTCACCGCAAG ATTAACAGTAAGAAGAAGGAATCCGCATGGGAGTTCACAAAGAGCCTGTACGATGCCTGGTCTGGGTGGCTGGTGGTGACTCTGACAGGACTGGCTTCAG gtgcgTTGGCGGGTCTAATAGACATCGCTGCTGATTGGATGAATGACCTGAAGGAGGGAGTGTGTCTGAGTGCCATGTGGTTTAACCatgagcagtgctgctgggggtCGAATGAGACCACATTCGCTGAGAGAGACAAATGCCCACAATGGAAAACATGGGCTGAACTCATCCTGGGCCAGGCGGAG GGACCTGGTTCCTATATCATGAACTACTTCATGTACACGTACTGGGCTCTGGCCTTTGCCTTCCTGGCGGTGTGTTTGGTTAAAGTGTTCGCTCCGTACGCCTGTGGCTCAGGGATTCCTGAG atTAAGACCATCCTGAGTGGCTTTATAATCCGAGGCTACCTCGGTAAGTGGACTCTTATGATAAAGACCATCACTCTGGTGCTGGCTGTGGCGTCTGGCCTCAGTCTGGGGAAGGAGGGGCCACTGGTGCATGTGGCCTGTTGCTGTGGCAACATCTTCTCTTACCTTTTCCCCAAATACAGCAAGAACGAGGCCAAGAAAAGAGAG GTGCTTTCTGCAGCGTCGGCTGCAGGTGTGTCGGTGGCGTTTGGGGCTCCAATAGGAGGAGTTCTCTTCAGCCTGGAGGAG GTGAGTTATTACTTCCCGCTGAAGACACTGTGGCGGTCTTTTTTCGCCGCCCTGGTGGCAGCGTTTGTGCTGCGCTCCATTAACCCGTTCGGAAACAGTCGCTTGGTGCTGTTTTATGTGGAGTACCACACGCCCTGGTACCTGTTTGAGCTCTTCCCCTTCATCCTGCTTGGTGTGTTTGGGGGGCTTTGGGGAGCCTTCTTCATCCGAGCCAACATTGCCTGGTGCCGCAGACGTAAATCCACACGCTTCG GTAAATACCCAGTGCTTGAGGTGATCACGGTTGCTGCCATCACGGCCATCGTAGCATTTCCAAATCCGTACACGCGGCAGAACACCAGCGAGCTGATTAAGGAGCTGTTCACAGACTGTGGGCCGCTGGAGTCCTCTCAGCTGTGTCAGTACCGCAGTCAGATGAACGGCAGCCAGGCGTACCCTGAGGGGTCAGACGCAGCTTCCACACCCGGCGTCTACTCCGCTATGTGGCAGCTCAGCCTGGCACTCATCTTTAAAATCATCATGACTATCTTCACCTTCGGCTTAAAG GTGCCCTCAGGTCTGTTTATTCCTAGCATGGCTATTGGGGCAATAGCAGGGCGAATCGTGGGCATTGCTGTGGAGCAGCTAGCCTACTACCACCATGACTGGTTCCTGTTTAAGGAGTGGTGTGAGGTGGGCGCAGACTGCATCACTCCAGGCCTCTACGCCATGGTGGGAGCAGCAGCCTGCTTGG GTGGTGTTACACGGATGACAGTCTCTCTGGTGGTCATTGTGTTTGAGCTAACGGGTGGACTGGAGTACATTGTGCCTTTGATGGCAGCAGTGATGACCAGCAAGTGGGTGGGAGACGCGTTTGGTCGTGAGGGAATCTATGAGTCACATATCCGGCTGAACGGATACCCGTTCCTAGACGCCAAAGAAGaattcacacacaccacactggcACGGGAGGTGATGCGTCCACGACGGAATGACCCACCGTTAGCAGTGCTGACGCAGGATGACCTGACACTGGCTGAACTGCAGGCGATCATCAATGAGACCAGCTACAATGGTTTCCCCGTCATCGTTTCAAAGGAGTCCCAAAGACTGGTGGGCTTTGCCCTCCGCAGGGATATCACTATTGCAATAG agaatGCCCGGCGGAAGCAGGAGGGCATCATGCTGAACTCCCGTGTGTATTTTACCCAGCATGCTCCAACCCTGCCTGCGGACAGCCCACGCCCCCTGAAGCTCCGCAGCATCCTGGACATGAGCCCCTTCACCGTCACTGACCACACGCCCATGGAGATCGTAGTGGACATCTTCCGCAAGCTTGGCCTGCGCCAGTGCCTCGTCACCCATAATGG
- the clcn3 gene encoding H(+)/Cl(-) exchange transporter 3 isoform X6 — MEEDSADPYLPYDGGGDTIPLQEISRRGSNYAMSNGGGGAGGVSSSTHLLDLLEEPIPGVGTYDDFHTIDWVREKCKDRERHRKINSKKKESAWEFTKSLYDAWSGWLVVTLTGLASGALAGLIDIAADWMNDLKEGVCLSAMWFNHEQCCWGSNETTFAERDKCPQWKTWAELILGQAEGPGSYIMNYFMYTYWALAFAFLAVCLVKVFAPYACGSGIPEIKTILSGFIIRGYLGKWTLMIKTITLVLAVASGLSLGKEGPLVHVACCCGNIFSYLFPKYSKNEAKKREVLSAASAAGVSVAFGAPIGGVLFSLEEVSYYFPLKTLWRSFFAALVAAFVLRSINPFGNSRLVLFYVEYHTPWYLFELFPFILLGVFGGLWGAFFIRANIAWCRRRKSTRFGKYPVLEVITVAAITAIVAFPNPYTRQNTSELIKELFTDCGPLESSQLCQYRSQMNGSQAYPEGSDAASTPGVYSAMWQLSLALIFKIIMTIFTFGLKVPSGLFIPSMAIGAIAGRIVGIAVEQLAYYHHDWFLFKEWCEVGADCITPGLYAMVGAAACLGGVTRMTVSLVVIVFELTGGLEYIVPLMAAVMTSKWVGDAFGREGIYESHIRLNGYPFLDAKEEFTHTTLAREVMRPRRNDPPLAVLTQDDLTLAELQAIINETSYNGFPVIVSKESQRLVGFALRRDITIAIENARRKQEGIMLNSRVYFTQHAPTLPADSPRPLKLRSILDMSPFTVTDHTPMEIVVDIFRKLGLRQCLVTHNGRLLGIITKKDILRHMAQMANQDPESIMFN, encoded by the exons ATGGAGGAGGATTCGGCCGACCCGTACTTGCCCTACGACGGGGGAGGGGACACCATCCCCCTGCAGGAGATAAGCAGGCGAG GCTCTAACTACGCCATGTCTAATGGTGGGGGTGGAGCCGGAGGGGTGAGTAGCTCCACCCACCTGCTGGACCTATTGGAGGAGCCCATCCCTGGCGTAGGAACCTATGACGACTTCCACACTATTGACTGGGTCAGAGAGAAATGTAAAGACCGTGAACGTCACCGCAAG ATTAACAGTAAGAAGAAGGAATCCGCATGGGAGTTCACAAAGAGCCTGTACGATGCCTGGTCTGGGTGGCTGGTGGTGACTCTGACAGGACTGGCTTCAG gtgcgTTGGCGGGTCTAATAGACATCGCTGCTGATTGGATGAATGACCTGAAGGAGGGAGTGTGTCTGAGTGCCATGTGGTTTAACCatgagcagtgctgctgggggtCGAATGAGACCACATTCGCTGAGAGAGACAAATGCCCACAATGGAAAACATGGGCTGAACTCATCCTGGGCCAGGCGGAG GGACCTGGTTCCTATATCATGAACTACTTCATGTACACGTACTGGGCTCTGGCCTTTGCCTTCCTGGCGGTGTGTTTGGTTAAAGTGTTCGCTCCGTACGCCTGTGGCTCAGGGATTCCTGAG atTAAGACCATCCTGAGTGGCTTTATAATCCGAGGCTACCTCGGTAAGTGGACTCTTATGATAAAGACCATCACTCTGGTGCTGGCTGTGGCGTCTGGCCTCAGTCTGGGGAAGGAGGGGCCACTGGTGCATGTGGCCTGTTGCTGTGGCAACATCTTCTCTTACCTTTTCCCCAAATACAGCAAGAACGAGGCCAAGAAAAGAGAG GTGCTTTCTGCAGCGTCGGCTGCAGGTGTGTCGGTGGCGTTTGGGGCTCCAATAGGAGGAGTTCTCTTCAGCCTGGAGGAG GTGAGTTATTACTTCCCGCTGAAGACACTGTGGCGGTCTTTTTTCGCCGCCCTGGTGGCAGCGTTTGTGCTGCGCTCCATTAACCCGTTCGGAAACAGTCGCTTGGTGCTGTTTTATGTGGAGTACCACACGCCCTGGTACCTGTTTGAGCTCTTCCCCTTCATCCTGCTTGGTGTGTTTGGGGGGCTTTGGGGAGCCTTCTTCATCCGAGCCAACATTGCCTGGTGCCGCAGACGTAAATCCACACGCTTCG GTAAATACCCAGTGCTTGAGGTGATCACGGTTGCTGCCATCACGGCCATCGTAGCATTTCCAAATCCGTACACGCGGCAGAACACCAGCGAGCTGATTAAGGAGCTGTTCACAGACTGTGGGCCGCTGGAGTCCTCTCAGCTGTGTCAGTACCGCAGTCAGATGAACGGCAGCCAGGCGTACCCTGAGGGGTCAGACGCAGCTTCCACACCCGGCGTCTACTCCGCTATGTGGCAGCTCAGCCTGGCACTCATCTTTAAAATCATCATGACTATCTTCACCTTCGGCTTAAAG GTGCCCTCAGGTCTGTTTATTCCTAGCATGGCTATTGGGGCAATAGCAGGGCGAATCGTGGGCATTGCTGTGGAGCAGCTAGCCTACTACCACCATGACTGGTTCCTGTTTAAGGAGTGGTGTGAGGTGGGCGCAGACTGCATCACTCCAGGCCTCTACGCCATGGTGGGAGCAGCAGCCTGCTTGG GTGGTGTTACACGGATGACAGTCTCTCTGGTGGTCATTGTGTTTGAGCTAACGGGTGGACTGGAGTACATTGTGCCTTTGATGGCAGCAGTGATGACCAGCAAGTGGGTGGGAGACGCGTTTGGTCGTGAGGGAATCTATGAGTCACATATCCGGCTGAACGGATACCCGTTCCTAGACGCCAAAGAAGaattcacacacaccacactggcACGGGAGGTGATGCGTCCACGACGGAATGACCCACCGTTAGCAGTGCTGACGCAGGATGACCTGACACTGGCTGAACTGCAGGCGATCATCAATGAGACCAGCTACAATGGTTTCCCCGTCATCGTTTCAAAGGAGTCCCAAAGACTGGTGGGCTTTGCCCTCCGCAGGGATATCACTATTGCAATAG agaatGCCCGGCGGAAGCAGGAGGGCATCATGCTGAACTCCCGTGTGTATTTTACCCAGCATGCTCCAACCCTGCCTGCGGACAGCCCACGCCCCCTGAAGCTCCGCAGCATCCTGGACATGAGCCCCTTCACCGTCACTGACCACACGCCCATGGAGATCGTAGTGGACATCTTCCGCAAGCTTGGCCTGCGCCAGTGCCTCGTCACCCATAATGG
- the clcn3 gene encoding H(+)/Cl(-) exchange transporter 3 isoform X2 has product MEEDSADPYLPYDGGGDTIPLQEISRRGSNYAMSNGGGGAGGVSSSTHLLDLLEEPIPGVGTYDDFHTIDWVREKCKDRERHRKINSKKKESAWEFTKSLYDAWSGWLVVTLTGLASGALAGLIDIAADWMNDLKEGVCLSAMWFNHEQCCWGSNETTFAERDKCPQWKTWAELILGQAEGPGSYIMNYFMYTYWALAFAFLAVCLVKVFAPYACGSGIPEIKTILSGFIIRGYLGKWTLMIKTITLVLAVASGLSLGKEGPLVHVACCCGNIFSYLFPKYSKNEAKKREVLSAASAAGVSVAFGAPIGGVLFSLEEVSYYFPLKTLWRSFFAALVAAFVLRSINPFGNSRLVLFYVEYHTPWYLFELFPFILLGVFGGLWGAFFIRANIAWCRRRKSTRFGKYPVLEVITVAAITAIVAFPNPYTRQNTSELIKELFTDCGPLESSQLCQYRSQMNGSQAYPEGSDAASTPGVYSAMWQLSLALIFKIIMTIFTFGLKVPSGLFIPSMAIGAIAGRIVGIAVEQLAYYHHDWFLFKEWCEVGADCITPGLYAMVGAAACLGGVTRMTVSLVVIVFELTGGLEYIVPLMAAVMTSKWVGDAFGREGIYESHIRLNGYPFLDAKEEFTHTTLAREVMRPRRNDPPLAVLTQDDLTLAELQAIINETSYNGFPVIVSKESQRLVGFALRRDITIAIENARRKQEGIMLNSRVYFTQHAPTLPADSPRPLKLRSILDMSPFTVTDHTPMEIVVDIFRKLGLRQCLVTHNGIVLGIITKKNILEHLEELKQHKEPLTPPWYYHKKRYPPSYGPDGKPRPRVHNVQLVPSFTRHEEEEESEEEVRLLDRTSH; this is encoded by the exons ATGGAGGAGGATTCGGCCGACCCGTACTTGCCCTACGACGGGGGAGGGGACACCATCCCCCTGCAGGAGATAAGCAGGCGAG GCTCTAACTACGCCATGTCTAATGGTGGGGGTGGAGCCGGAGGGGTGAGTAGCTCCACCCACCTGCTGGACCTATTGGAGGAGCCCATCCCTGGCGTAGGAACCTATGACGACTTCCACACTATTGACTGGGTCAGAGAGAAATGTAAAGACCGTGAACGTCACCGCAAG ATTAACAGTAAGAAGAAGGAATCCGCATGGGAGTTCACAAAGAGCCTGTACGATGCCTGGTCTGGGTGGCTGGTGGTGACTCTGACAGGACTGGCTTCAG gtgcgTTGGCGGGTCTAATAGACATCGCTGCTGATTGGATGAATGACCTGAAGGAGGGAGTGTGTCTGAGTGCCATGTGGTTTAACCatgagcagtgctgctgggggtCGAATGAGACCACATTCGCTGAGAGAGACAAATGCCCACAATGGAAAACATGGGCTGAACTCATCCTGGGCCAGGCGGAG GGACCTGGTTCCTATATCATGAACTACTTCATGTACACGTACTGGGCTCTGGCCTTTGCCTTCCTGGCGGTGTGTTTGGTTAAAGTGTTCGCTCCGTACGCCTGTGGCTCAGGGATTCCTGAG atTAAGACCATCCTGAGTGGCTTTATAATCCGAGGCTACCTCGGTAAGTGGACTCTTATGATAAAGACCATCACTCTGGTGCTGGCTGTGGCGTCTGGCCTCAGTCTGGGGAAGGAGGGGCCACTGGTGCATGTGGCCTGTTGCTGTGGCAACATCTTCTCTTACCTTTTCCCCAAATACAGCAAGAACGAGGCCAAGAAAAGAGAG GTGCTTTCTGCAGCGTCGGCTGCAGGTGTGTCGGTGGCGTTTGGGGCTCCAATAGGAGGAGTTCTCTTCAGCCTGGAGGAG GTGAGTTATTACTTCCCGCTGAAGACACTGTGGCGGTCTTTTTTCGCCGCCCTGGTGGCAGCGTTTGTGCTGCGCTCCATTAACCCGTTCGGAAACAGTCGCTTGGTGCTGTTTTATGTGGAGTACCACACGCCCTGGTACCTGTTTGAGCTCTTCCCCTTCATCCTGCTTGGTGTGTTTGGGGGGCTTTGGGGAGCCTTCTTCATCCGAGCCAACATTGCCTGGTGCCGCAGACGTAAATCCACACGCTTCG GTAAATACCCAGTGCTTGAGGTGATCACGGTTGCTGCCATCACGGCCATCGTAGCATTTCCAAATCCGTACACGCGGCAGAACACCAGCGAGCTGATTAAGGAGCTGTTCACAGACTGTGGGCCGCTGGAGTCCTCTCAGCTGTGTCAGTACCGCAGTCAGATGAACGGCAGCCAGGCGTACCCTGAGGGGTCAGACGCAGCTTCCACACCCGGCGTCTACTCCGCTATGTGGCAGCTCAGCCTGGCACTCATCTTTAAAATCATCATGACTATCTTCACCTTCGGCTTAAAG GTGCCCTCAGGTCTGTTTATTCCTAGCATGGCTATTGGGGCAATAGCAGGGCGAATCGTGGGCATTGCTGTGGAGCAGCTAGCCTACTACCACCATGACTGGTTCCTGTTTAAGGAGTGGTGTGAGGTGGGCGCAGACTGCATCACTCCAGGCCTCTACGCCATGGTGGGAGCAGCAGCCTGCTTGG GTGGTGTTACACGGATGACAGTCTCTCTGGTGGTCATTGTGTTTGAGCTAACGGGTGGACTGGAGTACATTGTGCCTTTGATGGCAGCAGTGATGACCAGCAAGTGGGTGGGAGACGCGTTTGGTCGTGAGGGAATCTATGAGTCACATATCCGGCTGAACGGATACCCGTTCCTAGACGCCAAAGAAGaattcacacacaccacactggcACGGGAGGTGATGCGTCCACGACGGAATGACCCACCGTTAGCAGTGCTGACGCAGGATGACCTGACACTGGCTGAACTGCAGGCGATCATCAATGAGACCAGCTACAATGGTTTCCCCGTCATCGTTTCAAAGGAGTCCCAAAGACTGGTGGGCTTTGCCCTCCGCAGGGATATCACTATTGCAATAG agaatGCCCGGCGGAAGCAGGAGGGCATCATGCTGAACTCCCGTGTGTATTTTACCCAGCATGCTCCAACCCTGCCTGCGGACAGCCCACGCCCCCTGAAGCTCCGCAGCATCCTGGACATGAGCCCCTTCACCGTCACTGACCACACGCCCATGGAGATCGTAGTGGACATCTTCCGCAAGCTTGGCCTGCGCCAGTGCCTCGTCACCCATAATGG